The Methylocella silvestris BL2 DNA segment GCGTCGCAGACCATCGCATGCTCGCCGCCAAAGGCGATTTCGTGTTGACGGCTGAATTCGAGCCAAACGTCCGCGACCTCGCAATAGGGCCGCGTAAGGAGGCGCTCTGCCGCGAAATCGGCGAGCGCGGCGCCGCCGGCGGCGGGAGGCGCGCGGCTCGGAGCGACGACAAGATCGAATCCCTCTGAAAACAGCGGCCACGCATCGAGCCTGTCCCACGTCTCCCCAAGGGGACCAGCAATCGCCATCGCAGCCTCTCCTTTCTTGAGGCGTTCGGCGATCTCCGGCGGGGTTCCGCGCAGGAAGCGCAATTCGAGCGCCGGAAAGGCGCGCATCAGCTCCCGGAGGGGCGAGACCAGAAGGGCCATGCTGACTGAATGCGATAGCGCTAGCGTCAGTGACGCGACGGCGCCCTTTTGTATGGAGGCGGCCAGCTTTTTCGCCGCGAGCGCGCCTTCATAGCATTGCCGCATCAGGGGCAACATCTGCTGACCGAAGACGGTCAGATGCGTCAGATTCCGCTCGCGACGGAAAACATCGCCCCCGAGCTCCGCCTCGAGAAGCTTGATGGCGCGCGTAAGGGATGGCTGCGCGACGTGGCACTCTTCGGCGGCGCGCGTAAAATTAAGAGTGCGGGACGCCGCCAGAAAGTAGCGTACCTG contains these protein-coding regions:
- a CDS encoding LysR family transcriptional regulator, with product MEMHQVRYFLAASRTLNFTRAAEECHVAQPSLTRAIKLLEAELGGDVFRRERNLTHLTVFGQQMLPLMRQCYEGALAAKKLAASIQKGAVASLTLALSHSVSMALLVSPLRELMRAFPALELRFLRGTPPEIAERLKKGEAAMAIAGPLGETWDRLDAWPLFSEGFDLVVAPSRAPPAAGGAALADFAAERLLTRPYCEVADVWLEFSRQHEIAFGGEHAMVCDADLMQLVGEGLGVAILPKSTPCPEGVLRIAASDLDLKRTLYLYAVAGRERDVQTAALINLLRARAWEPPAP